AACAATCATAGGAGAAAAAATGTTTTTGATGATGTCTTATTTTGATCGTAAAGCAAAAACATACAATTTTTTAGCTAAGACGATTGAAGGGAATAAATTTGTTAAAACAACCAATGTTTTATCCGTTCCAGTGGAGAGCGGTAAGAAGAGAGGAAGTTTTGTGTTTACCCGATCTTATGATGATTTTAATTATTTAATTGCCCATGTAGGTTTAAATTCTAGAGAAGAGAAGCTAAAATACGCTGTAGTTTTATTGGATGATAATCTAACTGCTGTGCTAGAGGATGACTATGAGATTGTTTTTGAAGAAAAAAATAGACAGTTATTTGATTTCTCAGATGTTCAGGTAAATGAACATGGAGATGTGTTGATAGCAACTACAGAAAGCTATAGAGATAAAAAAAAGAAAACGAGTGTTAATAATATTACAATTCATTCTTACTTAGTAAAGAGTGGTTATAAGAAACAGGTTACAAATGTGAGTTTATCGGGTAAGCGCGCATTAAATTGTAATTTGATAGAGACTAAGGATAATACATTACATGCTATTGGCTTCTATTCTGATCTTAAAAAGAATGGTAAAGCAGAATCCACAGTGGAGGGCATATATGACGTTACATTTAATTATAGTACAGGAGAAGTCATTAAAAAGACTTTTAATGATTTTACTATTAAAGTTAAAGAGCAACTTATAGGAGAAAGAAGAGCTAAAAAGGGAAAGGATTTAAGCCCAAATTATCAAAATATAGCATTTATAGAAAGGGATAATGGAGGAGTGATAGTGTTATCCGAATTTAAGTTTATTTATGTTGGACGTTCTGCTGGTTTTGGACCATTGTCTGTTACACCGTACACCTATACAACAAATGAAATTATTGTTACCGCTTTAAACGTTGATGGGACATTAGATTGGAGTAATGTAATACCAAAGGAACAACAAGTGACGGTCTCTGAATTAGGTTTTTCTCTTGGGTTTCTTGGTGGTTCTGGAGGAGTTTCAGTGTCAGCTGGATTGTATTTTCCTTTAACTGTTATGGGGAGTGGTCCAGAATATTTAAGTGCCATACCAATTTATCAAAACGGACAACTTACTGTTTTAGTAAATGATGATCCTAAAAATTTAGGGGTAACTAAAATGGACGATATGAAAAAAGCTCGAAATGTTAATAAAATGATTCCTGTTACTTTTTCTTTTGATGAACAAACTGGTGAGTTAACTAGAACTGATCCTGCAGAATTTGAGAAAAAACAAATTGTAGTTAGACCGTCAACACATTACAGAAAAAGTTTAAATACGTATTTAATTTACGGTAGTAATAAAAAAGGGAAAGCAATGGGTGAATTAATTTTAAATTAATTGTATCAAAATTGATAAAAACCTTATTCAATTTGAATAAGGTTTTTTTATGGAATACATTTTGATTAATTACCTTTAACAAAATACAATGATTATGAGATTTTTTAAATATATAAGTGTTTCTATTTTATCAAGCTTCTTTTTTATGCAATGTAGTAGTGCTCAGAAACTTCAGGAAAATGCGTCTTTTGAAACGAGTCCTGTTTATTTTCAAAAATGGGTAGCAGGTGTTAAAGGTGGCGGTTCTGGTATAAATGTGTTTATACCAATAACTACAGAGCTAAAGGATATAAACTTAGATAGCCTCTATTTTAGAGGGAATATGGTAGCGTTGCAAACGAAACCTAGTAGTCCAAAGTTATATATTGGACGTATCATAGGTAATGCTAATCAAAAAGAAGGTTATAAATCCACTGGTGACAAGATTCCTTTTGATTTAAAAGATAATGAAGCAGTGGTTAGCTATTCTGAAAAAGGAAAAATCAAATATTTTAAAATTGAAAATATAACAGAAAAACCGATGGAACAGTTTCCTAGTGCACCACCAAGAAAAGCAAAAATGAAAGAATAACCTTATTTTCGTTGACTAGTTTTTTATCTGAAATTACAATAAGGTGTAGGTTATTGGTAGCTAGTAAAGCAAGAAGTAGTGGTATCTTATAAATTAGTTATGTAGGACTAAAAGGGCATGGTTACTATTTTTGACGATTACCAAACAATTAGTGCTTTTTATATTATAACATATTTATACTTAATTAATAAACAACATTGAGCGTACTAAAAAAATTTTTTAAAGACACAATTATTTATGGTTTAGCCACGGTTTTACCTCGTTTGATGAACTTTATTTTAGTTCCACTTCATACGGGTAAATTAGTAACCAGTAGTTTTTCGGACAGTACCACGTTTTACATTTATGCTGCTTTTTTTAATGTGTTATTGACTTATGGTATGGAAACGGCTTTTTTTAGATTTTTTTCTAAGTCTGAAGAAAAGGATAAAGTGTTTTCGACCACATTTATAAGCCTTATTGTTACGACAATACTTTTTTTGATAGGAATACTGGTTTATAGCCAACAACTATCTACTTGGATGGGTATTAATCAAGTTTATTTTAATTTATTAATTGGAGTTATAGTTTTAGATACACTTGTGGTTGCTCCTTTTGCTTATTTACGCGCAACAGGAAGGCCCTTAAAATTTGCATCTATTAAGATTGCTAATATTTTAACTTATGTAATACTTAATTACTTTTTTCTTTGGGCTATTCCGAAGTTTGGATTTAGTTTTTCGTGGTATGATAGTTCTGATTTAGTCCAATATATATTTATCTCAAACCTTGTCGCTAGTATTTTTACTTTTATATTGCTTATCCCTTATTTTTTTAAAACTAAATTACAGTTTAGTAAAGTAATTTTTAAACAATTGATTAGTTATGGATGGCCAATTATGGTTGCTGGCTTGGCGTATGTTATAAATGAAAATTTTGATAAATGGATTTTACCTAACTTATTGGATAAGGATATTAATGGAGCGTATAGCGGTTGTTATAAAATAGCGATGTTTATGACTATTTTTATACAAGCATTTAGATTAGGAGCAGAACCTTTTTTCTTTTCTCATGCTAAAGAAAAAAATGCAACACAAACGTATGCATTAATAATGAAGTATTTTGTTATTGCCGGAAGTTTTATGTTAGTCTTTATTATTTCCTTTTTAGATGTTTTTAAATCGTTGATAGTTAAAGATGAAACTTATTGGGTAGCCATTAAAATAGTGCCAATAGTATTACTAGCTAATTTATGTTTGGGTATTTATTTTAACTTAGCTATTTGGTACAAACTAACAGATAAGACACGATATGGTATGTATTTGTCTATTGTTGGTGCAATTATTACAATTGGTTTTAATTTAATTTTGATACCAAAGATGGGGTTCATTGCAGCAGCTTGGGCAACACTAGTGGCTTACGGTGTTATGATGGTTTTATCCTATGTTTTGGGTCAAAAACATTATCCAGTTCCTTATAATTTGAAACAAATTTTAGGCTATTTAGGAAGTGCAATAGGATTATCTATTATTGCACTAACAACCAATTCAAACTATTATATAAACACTATTTTAGTTTTAGTATTTTTGGGTCTCATAGTGCTTTTTGAAAAAAAAGAACTAAAACAATTATTAAAAAAATAAAATGCAAATTAAAATTATAAACAAATCAGAACATGCGCTACCAAATTATGAAACTATAGCGTCTGCAGGACTAGATTTAAGAGCTAATATTACCGAAGCGATACTACTTAAGCCTTTAGAGCGCACAATCGTTAAAACAGGCTTATTTATAGAATTGCCAATAGGTTTTGAAGCACAAGTAAGACCAAGAAGTGGTCTAGCAGCAAAAAAGGGGGTGACCGTATTAAATGCACCAGGAACAGTGGATGCAGATTACAGAGGAGAAATAGGTGTAATTCTTGTCAACTTGTCTAACCAAGATTTTATTATAGAAAATGGCGAGCGTGTCGCACAATTGATAATTGCAAAACACGAACGTGCAGAATGGCTTGAAGTTGAAACATTGTCTGAAACTTCAAGAGGCGAAGGTGGCTTTGGAAGCACAGGAACTAAATAAAACCAAATATGAAACCAATTACAATACTAATGACGCTATTGATAAGTAGCATTGGATTTGCGCAAGATAATTCAGAGAAAATAGTGGATGTGGCTTATGATGCTTGTGATTGTATAGGTAATATTGAAAGGACTTTAAATACAGAAGAGAAAAGTGAAGAAATAAAAACGTGCATTACATCTGCAAATATGGCGTGGCAGATGAGTAAGACTATGGCCGAGATGTCCCAAAAAGTAAGTGATACATTAGGGCAATTAGAAGATTTTTCAAAAATAGATTC
This portion of the Olleya sp. Bg11-27 genome encodes:
- a CDS encoding polysaccharide biosynthesis C-terminal domain-containing protein — translated: MSVLKKFFKDTIIYGLATVLPRLMNFILVPLHTGKLVTSSFSDSTTFYIYAAFFNVLLTYGMETAFFRFFSKSEEKDKVFSTTFISLIVTTILFLIGILVYSQQLSTWMGINQVYFNLLIGVIVLDTLVVAPFAYLRATGRPLKFASIKIANILTYVILNYFFLWAIPKFGFSFSWYDSSDLVQYIFISNLVASIFTFILLIPYFFKTKLQFSKVIFKQLISYGWPIMVAGLAYVINENFDKWILPNLLDKDINGAYSGCYKIAMFMTIFIQAFRLGAEPFFFSHAKEKNATQTYALIMKYFVIAGSFMLVFIISFLDVFKSLIVKDETYWVAIKIVPIVLLANLCLGIYFNLAIWYKLTDKTRYGMYLSIVGAIITIGFNLILIPKMGFIAAAWATLVAYGVMMVLSYVLGQKHYPVPYNLKQILGYLGSAIGLSIIALTTNSNYYINTILVLVFLGLIVLFEKKELKQLLKK
- the dut gene encoding dUTP diphosphatase, which translates into the protein MQIKIINKSEHALPNYETIASAGLDLRANITEAILLKPLERTIVKTGLFIELPIGFEAQVRPRSGLAAKKGVTVLNAPGTVDADYRGEIGVILVNLSNQDFIIENGERVAQLIIAKHERAEWLEVETLSETSRGEGGFGSTGTK